TGTGTTCAACATCTGGAGTCTTGCTCATGGCACAACATCAATGTTGAACTTGTATTTTTTTCTCTTTGCAGTTGCGTGTTTGTGTGTAGCCCAATAATAAAATCTTTCACACATTGCTCTTCCCCCGAGGCGTTCTACGTGGCTTTTTAGAGCACAAGCCTGTTTTGTTATGTTTTTCTACTATTGCTATGGGGCTAAGGTTTCTCTCGTTATATTGGAATGTGTGAGCTACTACGGTCCTTGAACAAGTGTGTTTCAAACTCGACTGCTGCATGAGCATGACAGTGTGTGATATATAGCATAGCCTAGGCTTCCTGTCTCGTTGTTGGTTAGGTGGTTTCCTGTGAACTGACTGACATCCACAAACATACTGGCATTGttctgtgttgtggaggtctgcCAGGGCCCTTTGTCAAAGTAGTATTCTTGCTCTTGCCATTTTCTGTTTTACAATTCATCAGAGATACTCAATGTTGCTCCGTTAATTGATTGTATTACACTAATACACTTGTGTATTACGGTGTAATTACACAGTGCTACAGCACAGGCCAAGTTGATTAGCTTTTTCCCGAGTTGATTTGCTTTGTTGCAATGTAATTGCGGCCAGCTGGTGTCAGTTCCCCAGTAACAAATTGAGTCAATGGATTTACAGTCTCTCAGTTGAAATTCCACTTAACAAAGTATAGTAAGCTGAGAAAAGCACTAGAAGTAGCCTTGACCTGCCCTGTCAGTGCAGAGTTTAAGATTTTTACCCAGAGAAGGAATAGGTCTGTCATTTATTGttgtgggggaaaaaaactattggtCTGTGGCAAAGTGAACCTTTTAAAGTATTAGATGCAGTACTGCAGTAAATCACTAATGCATCAGTAGAAAATGCAGCATGGCATTGGCGCCATCACGCTGAACTGCTACCACTGAAGACTACGCTGCTGACTGTCTGTGGTGTGTACACGGATACAGAGAGGCGCTCTGTGCCAATCACTCACAATACCACGAAGAACAAGGAGGCCAGTCTTCATGAAGGAAGACAGAAAGTACAGAGCAGCAGTGTTATGAAATCATCTCGGTGTAGCAGAGGTATTACACCAGCTAGACATATACATTTAGACATGCAGGCTAGACGTAGGCCTCTATTTTACTACAGTACttaaccggcaggtagcctagtgcagtggttcccaaactgtggggcaaAGGGTGtcagcccccccacccccaaaataGAAAAACTCTGTCTGGCTTTTTTAAAAgctgtaatagtagaatgcacaagagTTGAGTAGTGTATCATCAGTTTTCCTCAGTCATTGTAGACtggagagctatttataacttgtcagaaatgtccaaaGATCAACTAGGCCATGTCGGCTAAAGATTTTTTATCTAGGTTTTTTGCCAcagattttgttgtaatgtttgagtcaccCAAATAACACATGAATAAACATTAGACATgggaaaatgtatagaattgcaagaacaTTAGCTTTACAACTGCAACAACATTTCtgtaccccatgacaaaatgtgtagaattgcaggaaatgagctttaaacctgcaaaaaTGTTACCTTCGCCAACTacaggggtgtgaacagtttgtgtcatgaataGTGCTTGTACCCATAGAAGTAGGGGTGGTGCAGGATGTTCCCCCATGTACCGTAActagaggggtgtgaacagtttgtgtcatgaataGTGCTTGTTCCCATAGAAATAGGGGTGGTGCGGGATGTTCCCCAATGTTGGAAGGGGGCCTGAGTAAAAAGTGAACCTAGtgagcctagtggttaagagttttttgggccagtaaccaaaaggtcgctggcAAGGTGGACAGatctgccattctgcccttgagcaaggcagttaacccccaacaacaactgctcctgGACACCGATGACAgagatgtcgattaaggcagccctcccgcacctctctgactctgaggggttgggttaaatgcagaagacacatttcagttgaatgcattctgtTTTGAaagtgactaggtatcccctttcccttccctatCTGGGGGGAAAGGTTGATTTCAACACTCACCGCTCTCTCCTCACGACACCCACCTCTCTGGCAAGAGGACCCTCCCTCTAATATCATTGTCCTGATTCCTGCGTAGCATCACTCTCCCCAGACCCTAATTGATGTTGACTGGTAATGCAGTGCAGCTGGGTGCTGCTCCCCACATTAGCATGTTGTCATCTGCTTGATCCACAGAAGCTTGACTGTAGCTCACAACAGCgtggtagaggagggagggagagggtttgAGTTGAGATGAAGCTCTGCTTTTCGACCAACCAGCCCACTGTGGTTACCCCAGCGTGTACAGCGCTGGCCCCTCTCTGGTCTGACCTCCATGCTGGGACTGTGTCCAATGTAGTCCAAGCCAGGACTTGTGAATCAGGCCCAGAGATCTTTATCGCAATAGAAGGCTCTGGTTAGTCTCAGTCACATGccctggctctgtgtgtgtgattgggtaTTGTTTCAGAGCAGCAATGAGGCTGCTGAGGTCAAAATGCAATGAGAGGATGTAAATCCATAATCATCTACCAGGACACCCTATTAACCTGGTGCCTGCCTCACAATGCATGCAAATCAGATTTATTTAAAGGATCCTAATGAGCATCTGGGAAATGGCGTGTTGACTGctaccacagagtttctaaacccagaggcccAATATCGCAAGACTTCTGGGAACCCATGCGAAGCAGACTGGAGGCCAGACCAGGGTTTGagagtcaatgagagaagtgcaAAATGATTCCTTAGTTTTTCATTTTCGAGAAACATGTTATTACTCAACAAAGtgacacgttttcatttttgtcaaaaacaactttatatcgaaggagtgcctttgatttgatggCCTGCACATCCGCAGTTCGGCGCGAGACGACTCCTAGACCTGATGACGTATTTCTgcgcatgagcttagctagccaatGTCGCCATGACATCACCTACAAGCGTGATCTGGGATTTTTATTGGTTCGTACTAAACCATCTTTGCTGCTACCATCTTTCAAACTCTGGCCCTGCTTGAATAGTTTGGAAATACATCCTTACCTCCTCCTCCCTTGTAAAAGTAACCAATCTCACATGATTCATTAGTTAGTAGCATGTGAGGTCTCTACTACACGTCTTTTACCAATGCAGTCATTTCAGACCAGTGGTTTACCTGAAGACGAGGTACTGTAGGGAGGACACATTTTTCACCCTGACAAGTTATTCGGGGAGTAcgctcaggtgtgctgtttttaaTCTTGTCCTCCTGCGATGTAACTTAATAAAGGCGTGTACATTTTTCGGTAAGACAGAGCCTTGGGGGGGTTTTAAGTGTTTTGTGCTCACTACGTAACAACTGTGTTTTACAGTGTTTTGTGCTCACTACGTAACAACTGTGTTTTACAGTGTTTTGTGCTCACTACGTAACAACTGTGTTTTACAGTGTTTTGTGCTCACTACGTAACAACTGTTTTACAGTGTTTTGTGCTCACTACGTAACAACTGTGTTTTACAGTGTTTTGTGCTCACTACGTAACAACTGTGTTTTACAGTGTTTTGTGCTCACTACGTAACAACTGTGTTTTGTGCTCACTACGTAACAACTGTGTTTTACAGTGTTTTGCCTTGCAGTTTGTTGATCTATTTTCAACGTATTGGACCAAACctcctgacctgtgtctctaaCGCTCTCAGTAGACTATGGCAGAGCAGGATCCCACCCCGGAGCAGCTGGCGGCCATCGCAGCGGCCAACGAGGAAGCGGAGGGCGGGGTCAACTACAAGCCCCCCGCTCAGAAGAGTCTGCAGGAGATCCAGGAGCTGGACAAGGACGACGAGAGCCTGCGCAAGTACAAGGAGGCCCTGCTGGGGAACGCCGCCGCGGCTACAGGTTTGTGTTGCTGCGCCAATTACACacgtagagacacacacacacactctgcagacGCACTCGTGCAATTTGGACACACCAGCCCTGcagactgtttctctctctccctctcgccctgaTTAACAAACAAACCCAGATCCTCAATGCACATCTTGTGCCACCATCTTTGTTTATTTTCTTATAATTTCCTCCTACTTTCAAGTCCTTCAGCAGGCTTTCTTTTCAGGGATTTAATTGAATGAGTTTGCAAATACCATaaaagagggtgggagagggcaACAGGCTGGCAGTCTTGGTGCTCAGTGGGTACAGCAGTGACagagttaccccccccccccccccccccctgacaccTGCAACAGTCTGTGAACTAGATACAGGCTGGCAAGATACAGGCTGCTGACTGGAAAGGAGGCCAAGCCGCCTGGGCTTTAGTTGGTGCTGCGGTATCAAAGAACCACTGATCGCTGGTAGAAatatttttacattgtttaaTGTCTGATACTCATTTCCATCTTCCAAATGTCATTATTCACAGGTGAACTGTTCTTCATGAACTGCTGTAGTTCTCTGCTTCAGCCTATTGATTTAACCCCCTTGAGTTGATTGACGCACCGATGCATCAATCTAAGTTGCATaacaaaaaaaaatccccatcaaaatcagtAAATTTAAGGCAGAGAGAAGTTTTTTGGATTTGGATGCATCTCAATCTACCACATCCTCCGATGTCATACTTCTGCATCTGAAAGTTGGCACAGCTAGaacagtgtttgtcagaccatgagacatccggaaaattggtcttctcacgtTAAATGTCTGTAGCGTCGGAACGGTTTGACCTAGaaactattatgaccactctatTTATTTTTAACTTTTTAACGAGATTCTCCATTTTGTGTCACCGGTTTTAAAAACAAAtggaagtatgaaggtagttttgtgccaacccCAAAAAGTGgttaaatatgtaaaaaaaaaatatatatatatatatttccagagttaaaaaaaataataatctcctAGATCTAGAACTGACACTTTAACCTTATTTCTTATGATTTTGTTTTTGACTGACCTTTTTTCCAttcatgaatgtgttattcaatgcgtttctatgggctttagTGTTAAAGGCcaaaatcaatatatatattttttaaattatagctaaaggggtcctaaaattctaaatcaaatagctaaatgatccatagtatgagCATCTTAACCCCACAATGTCTTAGACTCTAAAGAATTAAACATGCACTGCTTATAATAGTCAATGTTTTTTGTGTTTACCATGAACTATTTTTACATCTTGTACTTTGCTTTGTTTTTTTCCCTTTCTCCCAGTAGACCCCAACGCTCCCAATGTCCAGGTGACACGCTTGACCCTGATGTGTGAGACGGCGCCGCTGCCCCTGACCCTTGACCTACAGGGTGAGTAGAGCAGCACTGTGGTTGTACTGATATTTTGAGAAAAGGCTCCATATTGAAAGTCTTCTAATGTGTTTTAGTGTGAAAAGAAGCCTTTTTAGTGAGCACATGTAATATTTTCCATATGAATGTGTGAGGGTGGAACTAAAGCTTACCATTGGGGGGGACAAAAGACATTGCCTCATAGCAGCTGCAATTGTGCATAGTAGCCGCAACACCTGGCCACCTATGGTTTACAAACACACGTTTTCCAGTAGACATATCAGGCATATTCCATGGGCCATTCCTAATGGATTGGTTTTATTATTTGAGTTAATGAGGATTTCTTCTGCTGGTTTGAGACTCTTCTGCCCTCATATGGCCTGTAGAGCCACCTACAGGGAAGAAACCAGGGCCATAGAGCTGAACTCACATACAGGGAAGCGCCATCTAGTGGACACTATAATAGCAGACTACAACCCTGTTGGAACACTCCCTGTGTGCTCGCATTTTTAAAGATGCTGAATCACTGATCTGACACCTTTCACCCATCCAGTCTAACACAATTACTTCCAGGGGAGAACTTTGTACATTGCATATATTGGAACAAAATGATAGACTCCTCCTGCATTCACTCTGCCTGAGGGTCTCTGACATTCTCTTTCTGTGGTCTggccacctctttctctctgctcaaCCTCCTCAGGAGACCTGGAGTCCTTTAAGAAACAGTCCTTTGTCCTGAAGGAAGGCGTGGAGTACAAGATAAAGATCAGCTTCAAGGTGAATGAGTCTGGCCTTCTTCAACGACGTGTTATGTCTGTTTATCCAATCAAACTAACATGACCAGTGTCAGCTTGGCCACTATCAAGCTATTTTGGACATTGAAATTCAATTGTAAGCTGAATACACACCATGTCCTATCATGAAAGGGCTGCTGTCTTATCCGAAGGGTGGATGTGGAAAGAGGATGTGACCTCATCACTGATTGTCTCTGTCTGCAGGTCAACAAGGAGATTGTGTCGGGACTGAAGTATGCCCAGCAGACCTACAGGAAAGGAGTCAAGGGTAAGTTCTGCTGTTTCTTTTTCTTGCTCTGTTTATTGTGAGGATTTTGAAGGCCGGATAAGGTTAAGCAATATAGTGTACCTTCCATCTAGAGGACAACATGGGGATATGACCATATTGTTTATACTTATCCAATTATCTCAGATATCCAGATATGCATTGGAAACAGGGGTTAGGGATGTATCTGGGAGTGGCTTGGTCAACTCAGGTGACTGTATTCACCTGTGCACACAGAAATGAGGTCAAGTTAGTAGATGAGGTATTTACATTGGCATTCCTAGACGGCCATTAAATGACTTGTTAATAGTTCCGGAGTGGCGCAGAGAGGTGGACTGTTTTTGTCAAGAGGCAACTTTGGAAAATAAATCTaagcctctctctttcctctctctctgtgtagttgaCAAGTCAGACTACATGGTGGGGAGCTACGGGCCACGGCCGGCAGAGTATGAGTTCCTGACCCCTCTGGAGGAGGCCCCTAAAGGCATGCTGGCCCGCGGCACCTACAACATCAAGTCCAAGTTCACTGATGACGATAAGCACGACCACCTCTCCTGGGAGTGGAACCTTAACATCAAGAAAGAGTGGAAAGACTGAGTCCCCGTCAACTTAATTTCCCCCCATCTTCTTATTCCCCCTCCATTATTTTGCATTCATAATTATGTGATAAGTAATTAAGGCAAATTGCTCTCTCGTCCACCCCAATCCCTGCAGTAGTTTCATTCCAATCACGTTGTCAtgccattcccccccccccccccccccccccacacacacacacactccttgtgATGCTGAGTATTGAATATGTGGAGAAAGCAAATCATGTGCACAATCATGAATTTGTTTTGGTTAGTTTGTatataaccttttttttttttatatgaaaaAAATGAAAGATTGATTTGTTAATGCTCTTGATATGGATGTCAATCAACTGTGTGAATTCCATCCTTTCCCCTCTTTACCCCCCTTCCTGCTGATTGTTTTATACAACCATGATCTGCCTTGTAAAGGTGTTGCTGTGGTAGGTCCACACTCTGTACTCTTTGTTGGGGACGTTGCCCTCTGTCAGTGGAAAGCCTTTGAGTAGATTATATGTACCAGAGTCCACACAATTAGTTTCTTCTGGAACTAGTGTGAATTCCTAACCGTTAAGAGGTGCCATGAACAGCACTTACCGGCAGTCACCAGAGGCACTGTGACCACCTGCTGAAGGTGCAAGTGTGCCTCTTCCTGGTCAGGGTTTTCACCTCCCTACCTAGTTCATTCAGCAGCCATGTGGCCTTAAAGAGGATTCCTGTAGAACTAACGATGAAGGAAATGATCACAA
This genomic stretch from Oncorhynchus clarkii lewisi isolate Uvic-CL-2024 chromosome 13, UVic_Ocla_1.0, whole genome shotgun sequence harbors:
- the LOC139364938 gene encoding rho GDP-dissociation inhibitor 1-like isoform X1, which codes for MAEQDPTPEQLAAIAAANEEAEGGVNYKPPAQKSLQEIQELDKDDESLRKYKEALLGNAAAATVDPNAPNVQVTRLTLMCETAPLPLTLDLQGDLESFKKQSFVLKEGVEYKIKISFKVNKEIVSGLKYAQQTYRKGVKVDKSDYMVGSYGPRPAEYEFLTPLEEAPKGMLARGTYNIKSKFTDDDKHDHLSWEWNLNIKKEWKD
- the LOC139364938 gene encoding rho GDP-dissociation inhibitor 1-like isoform X2 is translated as MAEQDPTPEQLAAIAAANEEAEGGVNYKPPAQKSLQEIQELDKDDESLRKYKEALLGNAAAATDPNAPNVQVTRLTLMCETAPLPLTLDLQGDLESFKKQSFVLKEGVEYKIKISFKVNKEIVSGLKYAQQTYRKGVKVDKSDYMVGSYGPRPAEYEFLTPLEEAPKGMLARGTYNIKSKFTDDDKHDHLSWEWNLNIKKEWKD